The Vibrio syngnathi DNA window TTTTTATAGATCACACTATCTAAGAACCGAACAGACACACATTCGTTAATACCACCGACCGCTGTAAGACTAATATCAGGGGTGATATCGATATTGTGATCAGAAATAAACTCCAAACTCGAATTGGTTTGCATCGCCCCTAGCCCCGACGAATTGTTAAAGCTTATCTCTTTGCTCAAAGATAAAGAGTGTGCACCCGACACCAGTATATTCGGCGTTAGGTTATCTGAGTTCAATGTAAGGACTTTCGACTGCTGACAGTGATTCATTAAATCATTGGGAATAGCCGTGAGATCATTTTCAGCTATATAGGTAAAACCACACTCCAATCCAGCCTCGGCGTTCCAATGAGCTTTACGGGCTTGAACTTCATTTTGCGCGACCTTAATTTGATGAAAAACACTGCGATAGGTACCCAAAGTAACAATTAAAGCACTCAACACTAAAACAGATGTGATTAACAACGTAGCCACTCCAGATTGCTGCTTTACCGAGGTCATTGCCAATTCCTTTGCTTAATGGTTATAGCGACGCCTTTAGAGATCCCTGCACTCGGAATTGAAGCAACAATATTCAGATCAGTGAGCGTAGTGCTCACCCCATTTTTGCTCAACACTTGCGAGGATATTGATAAATCGTCGACGGAGATAATGCTATCGTCAAAAAGTGAGTAGCATGAGGTAACTTGATCATGAGCTAAAATGTTCCTTGGAGTAAGAACGCCCTTTTCACAAATTTTCAATCGAGTCCCCTCCTTTTTATACACGATATTCCTGTAGTTTTTTCCGTCAGTTGATCCCTCTTTGAAATAGACGAACCCCACCTCAACACCACCGCTAACATTAATAGTGTTAGCGGCACCTAACAGCTTCAGGGATTCACCATTTGAACCATCGTAGCCTGCTCGTTGAATATCTTCTTTCATTACCTGCATGGTGCTCGTAAGGTTTTGCAACAGCAATAATTCAATACCTTTATCTTTGGCTATTCTGTGTCCCGTAATAAATACGCTGCCGATAATAGCAATCGCGAATACACCAATAACGGAGGCGACCATCAGTTCAATGAGTGATGCGCCCTTTTGCTTTCGCAAGCTTCTGCTGCCAGGCTTAGCAAGCATAGTAGCCATACTGAGCGCCTGATTCGCCGCACACTTTAATTCGCCCCGGAGGGCTGGATAGTTTAATCAAAAGCCGGTCGGTTGAAGCTCTTTTTGGAGCCAGGTAAATCGTACCTCTCGCCGGCCTTCCTCTTACACTTTCAAAGCTGATTTTTGAGCCTGTATAGTTATGAGAAAACGATAAATCTCGAAACGGTTCTCCCGACAACATCAGCAATGTATCACCAGACAGATCTTCCGTAGGCTTCAACCATACTGTCCACTCCCCCGTAGATTGCTCTTCATTTTTAGCCGTCGAGAAATGTACCCAGAGTTTTTGATTTCTTTTCACAGACTCAGACTTTGCCTGTACTAAGAAACCATTCAACTCCCCAGCAACGCGCTGTATCTTGACTGTTTGGGTGACTGAACTAAAACTCGGAGCAGCCGTCGCTACCAATATCGACAGTATCGACACCGTTATTAACAGCTCTAATAAAGTAAACCCGCGAGTCATTTCCCAAATTCCTATGTAATCAGGTGCGTAAGCATATTTAATCTTGCACCGATGCTACCACCCGAGAAAAATGGACAGGGTTATGAAAGGAAACTACTCGTGAAGATTCGAATAAAAAGATGTAACAACAACAATTTAAGTATGAAAGGAATGACACTGATCGAATTATTGATCGCTGTTGCCATTGTAGGAGTACTCAGTGCAATAGCTTATCCAAGCTACACAAGCCATGTTTTAAAATCGCATCGGATGACAGCGATAGGAGATATGGCAAAAATTCAACTTGAACTTGAGAGTGCTTACGCCGGAAATTATGCCACGGCTGCTGGAAACATAGTTTCTGGAGGGACGTGCTCGTTTTGCGATACCGATACAAGCAGGTACACACTAACAATTTCGGCTAGCAGTACCTCATACTCCATTCAAGCAGAGCCACACGCACCACAGACAAATGATGACTGCTTAGGCTCACCGACTGATATTCTGGAGTTACATCACTCAGGTGTTTCAGAGCCTCAAGCGTGTTGGAAGTAATGTAGAAATCAGGAGCCCCGTAAAATCTGAAGCCAAAGGTTTAACATCACTTTGAAAACACTATCTTCAGACACAAAAAAACCTGCTACATGAGCAGGTTTTATTTTTATTAGTAACTTAAGCTACCAAATCACTGAACTGATTACTTAGTTAGGTCATCAAAGAAGTTTTTCACGCCGCTGAAGAAACCTTCAGATTTTGGCTTATGCTTGCTTGCAGCTTCACCACAACATGTTTCTTCAAATTCACGTAGTAGTTCTTTTTGACGAGAGCTTAGCTTAACCGGAGTTTCAACCACTAGTTTAACGATTAGGTCACCCACACCGCCGCCACGAACGCCTTTCACGCCTTTGCCACGCATACGGAACATACGGCCCGTTTGTGTTTCTTCTGGCACTTTAAGGTTTACACGGCCATCGAGTGTTGGAACTTCAACTTCACCACCTAAAGCAGCCATAGAGAAGCTTACTGGCACTTCGCAGTAAAGGTTGTTGCCGTCACGCTCAAAGATATTGTGCTCTTTTACGTGAACTTGTACGTACAAGTCGCCAGCTGGAGCGCCGTGCTCTCCTGCTTCGCCTTCGCCAGATAGACGAATGCGATCACCAGTATCAACACCTGCAGGGATCTTAACGTTAAGCGTTTTCGTCTTCTGTTTGCGACCTTGACCATGACATGAGTTACATGGGTCTTTGATGATCTTGCCTTTACCATTACAAGTAGGACAAGTCTGTTGAACCGCAAAGAAACCTTGGCGCATTTGTACTTGGCCGTGGCCATGACAAGTGCCACACGTTTGTGCAGAAGAACCCGCTTTCGCGCCGCTACCATCACAAATATCACACTCAACAAGTGTTGGTACTTCGATTTCTTTAGAAACACCACGAACCGCTTCTTCTAGAGAAAGCTCCATGTTGTAACGTAAATCTGAACCACGTTGTGCACGCGCTTGACCACCACCACGACGACCGCCGCCGAAGATATCGCCAAATACGTCACCGAAAATATCGCCGAAATCACCTTGACCACCGCCGCCGAAACCGCCGCCGCCGCCCATACCGCCTTGTTCAAAAGCGGCATGACCGTATTGGTCATAAGCTGCTTTCTTTTGTGGATCGGTCAGGATCTCGTACGCTACTTTTACTTCTTTAAACTTCTCTGGCGCAGTATCGTCACCTTGGTTACGATCCGGGTGAAACTTCATCGCTAAGCGTTTGTACGCTTTTTTAATATCGCGCTCTGATGCATCGCGGCTTACGCCTAATACTTCGTAAAAATCACGTTTTGACATGTTCTAGGTCACCAAAATAATTGCTACTACCGAATGATCACTTCAGTAGTCTGTGTATCAATCTAGATAAAAGTTCTGTCGGCTGAAATACCGAATAAAGCTATTATCTAGATAGACAAGTCTAAATACAAATTTACGGGCGTGAGAGTTACCTCTGACGCCCGTATTAATAAGTCTTTGAGACAATGAATTTCTAAGCAGATAGCTTGAGTTCTAGGAGGAAGCGCGGAGCCTACGCTAGTAGGTGAGCACTTCCGACAACGAAATCAGGCTACTCTGCGACGAAATTATTTTTTATCGTCTTTA harbors:
- the dnaJ gene encoding molecular chaperone DnaJ, whose product is MSKRDFYEVLGVSRDASERDIKKAYKRLAMKFHPDRNQGDDTAPEKFKEVKVAYEILTDPQKKAAYDQYGHAAFEQGGMGGGGGFGGGGQGDFGDIFGDVFGDIFGGGRRGGGQARAQRGSDLRYNMELSLEEAVRGVSKEIEVPTLVECDICDGSGAKAGSSAQTCGTCHGHGQVQMRQGFFAVQQTCPTCNGKGKIIKDPCNSCHGQGRKQKTKTLNVKIPAGVDTGDRIRLSGEGEAGEHGAPAGDLYVQVHVKEHNIFERDGNNLYCEVPVSFSMAALGGEVEVPTLDGRVNLKVPEETQTGRMFRMRGKGVKGVRGGGVGDLIVKLVVETPVKLSSRQKELLREFEETCCGEAASKHKPKSEGFFSGVKNFFDDLTK
- a CDS encoding GspH/FimT family pseudopilin, which gives rise to MTRGFTLLELLITVSILSILVATAAPSFSSVTQTVKIQRVAGELNGFLVQAKSESVKRNQKLWVHFSTAKNEEQSTGEWTVWLKPTEDLSGDTLLMLSGEPFRDLSFSHNYTGSKISFESVRGRPARGTIYLAPKRASTDRLLIKLSSPPGRIKVCGESGAQYGYYAC
- a CDS encoding type IV pilin protein; this encodes MLPPEKNGQGYERKLLVKIRIKRCNNNNLSMKGMTLIELLIAVAIVGVLSAIAYPSYTSHVLKSHRMTAIGDMAKIQLELESAYAGNYATAAGNIVSGGTCSFCDTDTSRYTLTISASSTSYSIQAEPHAPQTNDDCLGSPTDILELHHSGVSEPQACWK
- a CDS encoding PilW family protein produces the protein MATMLAKPGSRSLRKQKGASLIELMVASVIGVFAIAIIGSVFITGHRIAKDKGIELLLLQNLTSTMQVMKEDIQRAGYDGSNGESLKLLGAANTINVSGGVEVGFVYFKEGSTDGKNYRNIVYKKEGTRLKICEKGVLTPRNILAHDQVTSCYSLFDDSIISVDDLSISSQVLSKNGVSTTLTDLNIVASIPSAGISKGVAITIKQRNWQ